In the Vibrio gigantis genome, one interval contains:
- the dsbB gene encoding disulfide bond formation protein DsbB encodes MLKDFSKGRLSWLLLLAFIVFFEACALFFQHVMMLGPCVMCIYERVAMLAIGLAAIIGAIAPHNPISRWLGLAGWGLGAYKGLMLALEHVDYQFNPSPFATCDLFVTFPSWAPLNQWAPWMFEAYGDCSKVVWQFLELSMPQWLVIIFAGNLIAFGFVVISQFVKSKND; translated from the coding sequence ATGCTCAAAGACTTCTCTAAGGGACGTTTATCTTGGCTTTTACTGTTGGCTTTTATTGTCTTTTTTGAGGCATGCGCTCTCTTCTTTCAACACGTAATGATGCTTGGTCCTTGCGTAATGTGTATCTATGAGCGCGTTGCTATGCTTGCTATCGGTCTTGCTGCAATCATTGGTGCTATCGCCCCTCATAACCCAATATCACGCTGGTTAGGTCTTGCTGGGTGGGGACTTGGCGCATACAAAGGTTTGATGCTGGCTTTAGAACACGTTGACTACCAGTTTAATCCTTCTCCTTTTGCTACTTGTGATCTGTTCGTAACCTTCCCAAGCTGGGCGCCTTTAAACCAATGGGCTCCGTGGATGTTTGAAGCTTACGGCGACTGCAGCAAGGTTGTGTGGCAGTTTTTAGAGCTTTCAATGCCACAATGGTTAGTGATTATCTTTGCGGGTAACTTGATTGCTTTCGGTTTTGTTGTCATTTCTCAATTCGTTAAATCAAAGAATGACTAA
- the malZ gene encoding maltodextrin glucosidase, protein MKPFIFHAQTSDYFHEKDGVLTVTIMSERDDWQKVQLRHEPDNEEYLLGMTKVGTQGRLTLWQTSFPVNTDRSVTHYAFKLVDSKGQYWLDAKGVHCRVPSREFHFKFNSLHQPPSWVSEQVFYQIFPERFCNGNPSISVKSGEYRLKENTLDVVVKEWGDAVEGHNGTGAAEFFGGDLAGIHSKLDYLQDLGITALYLNPIFQSPSNHKYDTTDYYNIDSHFGTNDEFAALSEDIHSRDMRIVLDAVFNHTSVEHPWFDKLKVTSSGAYDHPGSAYHNYYFFDPDNPKQYVGWKGISSLPVLNFSNASVRDYIYQSQDSVIKHWLKAPYNVDGWRFDVIHMLGEGEGAYNNAHYVEAFRNSAKAENPEAYILGEHFFEATSWLQGTQEDGSMNYYGFAHPVRALLAKQDIAYDSIDIDMLAFSDWLAEARAKVPWLNQLSQLNQLDSHDTARLLTLLNGDQAKQKLALTLLFTYVGTPCLYYGTEVGLEGGQDPDNRRCFPWGEEGSSSWFPFHQALIKLRTERHSLQNGAYLELYCDTETLVFARSLNGENTLVVLNLSQDEKELSLPVWMLGQEQGELVELSGQMKGALIANGAVDITAPAMQAKIFDVVNR, encoded by the coding sequence ATGAAACCATTTATCTTTCATGCTCAAACTTCTGATTACTTCCATGAAAAAGATGGCGTATTAACCGTAACAATAATGTCTGAACGTGATGACTGGCAAAAGGTTCAGCTGAGGCACGAGCCAGATAACGAAGAGTATCTGCTTGGTATGACAAAGGTCGGCACACAAGGTCGGTTGACGCTTTGGCAGACTTCTTTTCCAGTAAATACAGATAGAAGCGTTACTCACTATGCGTTCAAGCTTGTCGATTCAAAAGGGCAGTACTGGCTGGATGCGAAAGGGGTTCACTGTCGTGTTCCGAGTCGTGAATTTCACTTTAAGTTTAATAGCCTACATCAACCACCATCATGGGTATCAGAGCAAGTTTTCTATCAAATCTTCCCAGAACGTTTTTGTAACGGAAACCCGAGTATTAGCGTCAAATCTGGGGAATATCGCTTAAAAGAAAATACCTTAGATGTTGTGGTGAAAGAGTGGGGCGATGCTGTAGAAGGGCATAATGGAACCGGTGCTGCGGAGTTCTTCGGTGGCGATCTTGCAGGCATTCATAGCAAGTTAGATTATCTACAAGATCTTGGTATCACCGCCCTGTATCTTAATCCAATTTTTCAGTCGCCTAGTAATCACAAATACGACACAACTGATTACTACAACATTGACTCGCATTTCGGTACCAATGACGAGTTCGCTGCACTTTCAGAGGACATCCACAGTCGTGATATGAGAATCGTTCTGGATGCTGTGTTTAATCATACCTCTGTCGAGCACCCTTGGTTCGATAAGCTGAAAGTCACTAGCTCGGGTGCCTATGACCATCCAGGCTCGGCATATCATAACTACTATTTTTTCGATCCTGACAATCCAAAGCAATATGTGGGTTGGAAAGGCATTAGCTCGCTTCCTGTCTTAAATTTTTCTAATGCATCCGTGCGAGATTACATATATCAGTCGCAAGACTCTGTGATAAAGCATTGGCTGAAAGCGCCTTATAATGTCGATGGGTGGCGCTTCGATGTGATTCATATGTTAGGCGAGGGTGAGGGCGCGTATAACAATGCGCATTACGTAGAGGCATTTCGGAATTCAGCAAAAGCAGAGAACCCTGAAGCCTACATCTTGGGAGAGCATTTCTTTGAGGCCACATCATGGCTACAAGGCACACAAGAAGATGGGTCGATGAACTATTATGGTTTCGCTCACCCAGTACGTGCGCTGTTGGCAAAGCAAGACATCGCATACGATTCTATTGACATTGATATGCTCGCTTTCTCTGACTGGTTAGCTGAAGCTAGGGCGAAAGTCCCTTGGTTGAACCAATTATCGCAACTGAATCAATTGGATAGTCACGATACAGCTCGACTTCTAACGCTGTTAAATGGTGACCAAGCTAAGCAAAAACTGGCTCTGACGTTATTGTTTACCTATGTCGGAACCCCGTGCTTATACTACGGGACAGAAGTGGGTTTAGAAGGGGGGCAAGATCCGGATAATCGCAGGTGCTTCCCATGGGGAGAGGAAGGTTCTTCGTCTTGGTTCCCATTTCATCAAGCGTTGATAAAACTGAGAACAGAACGTCACAGCTTACAAAACGGAGCCTATCTCGAATTATATTGTGACACCGAGACGTTAGTGTTTGCCCGTAGTCTCAATGGCGAAAACACACTGGTTGTTCTAAACCTATCCCAAGATGAAAAAGAGTTGTCTTTACCTGTGTGGATGCTTGGACAAGAACAAGGAGAGTTGGTCGAGCTGTCAGGTCAAATGAAGGGGGCGCTCATTGCTAATGGTGCAGTTGATATCACCGCTCCAGCGATGCAAGCCAAGATCTTTGATGTGGTAAATCGTTGA
- a CDS encoding GGDEF domain-containing protein, with product MKVNRHFSLTFVFGFPAVIAAMLLGLIGKNHFDSVKKDIDSEFHRIEEVFKRTTKVVTALDYSFSNYYKSGNPLFLDHNKQVVDGLCQIWPIDVLLLADGKTSDIPSVDIDYMLVGEESLCSETSNSYKSASEKIALAPILSFLSQLDEYHDGVHFIDTRGYVISSPEDFAKRISKELLSTIKSRPYWQKTANNPDQLTLSGPGFRFESVNRTISMTIPVFHKGVHQGMLSVDINTSRLLANSNEHLAGRIDIIDTTRTMPNDSAAFYHEINLDGVASHHAMYYELDIAKEVEHFFVYEKDSLIVAIIVYLFSVTIFFYVNSNIERGYFKDLAAKDPMTGLLNRRGLEAFWRSVEHDQLFALTVFDIDDFKSINDTYGHDRGDDVIRYMSRQISNSVRSSDVAARFGGEEFVVYMKGEDRDTLMRTLERVKNAICSTSTDIIPNGFTVSGGVCIVETEQSKLNFDEIFKYADEKLYVAKTTGKDRLEF from the coding sequence ATGAAAGTAAATAGGCACTTTAGCCTAACCTTTGTCTTCGGGTTTCCCGCTGTGATCGCCGCAATGTTACTTGGCCTAATAGGAAAGAACCATTTTGATTCGGTTAAAAAAGACATCGACAGTGAGTTCCATCGTATCGAAGAGGTGTTCAAAAGAACCACAAAAGTGGTGACTGCCCTAGACTACAGCTTCTCCAACTACTACAAATCAGGAAACCCTCTCTTTCTCGATCACAACAAACAAGTTGTGGATGGGCTCTGTCAAATCTGGCCGATTGATGTATTGCTGCTTGCGGATGGCAAAACCTCAGATATTCCTTCTGTCGACATTGACTACATGTTGGTTGGTGAAGAATCCCTTTGTTCTGAAACCAGTAATAGCTACAAAAGTGCATCAGAAAAGATTGCTCTAGCCCCCATTCTTTCATTTTTATCCCAGCTTGATGAATACCATGACGGTGTCCACTTTATTGATACGCGTGGGTATGTGATATCTTCGCCAGAAGATTTTGCCAAGAGGATCAGCAAAGAGCTGCTTTCGACAATAAAGAGCCGCCCTTATTGGCAGAAGACGGCCAACAACCCTGACCAATTGACGCTCTCTGGCCCTGGTTTTCGTTTTGAGTCCGTCAATCGTACAATCAGCATGACTATTCCGGTATTCCATAAGGGCGTTCACCAAGGGATGCTGTCGGTTGATATTAATACAAGTAGATTGCTTGCAAATTCCAACGAACACTTGGCAGGCCGGATCGATATTATAGATACTACTCGTACTATGCCGAATGATAGTGCGGCCTTCTACCATGAGATTAATCTGGACGGTGTCGCATCTCACCATGCGATGTATTACGAGTTAGATATCGCGAAAGAGGTTGAGCACTTTTTCGTGTATGAGAAAGACAGTCTTATTGTTGCCATCATTGTGTATCTCTTCTCTGTAACTATCTTTTTCTATGTAAATTCCAATATTGAACGCGGTTACTTCAAAGACCTTGCAGCCAAAGACCCTATGACAGGGTTGTTGAATCGTCGTGGCTTAGAAGCGTTTTGGCGCAGCGTAGAGCACGATCAACTGTTTGCCTTAACGGTATTTGATATCGATGATTTTAAGTCAATCAACGATACCTACGGGCACGATAGGGGGGATGATGTGATTCGTTATATGTCTCGTCAGATAAGTAACAGTGTACGAAGCAGTGACGTAGCAGCACGGTTTGGCGGTGAAGAGTTTGTCGTTTACATGAAAGGTGAAGATCGTGACACTTTGATGAGAACATTAGAGCGAGTGAAGAATGCGATTTGTTCTACTTCAACCGACATTATTCCAAATGGATTTACGGTATCTGGCGGTGTCTGCATTGTTGAAACTGAGCAGAGTAAACTTAACTTCGACGAGATATTTAAGTACGCCGATGAAAAGCTGTACGTGGCTAAGACGACGGGTAAAGACCGTCTTGAATTCTAG
- the dusC gene encoding tRNA dihydrouridine(16) synthase DusC: MRVILGPMEGVLDHLMREILTEINDYDLCVTEFVRVVDQLLPPHVFHRICPELHQGSQTMAGVPIHLQLLGQHPNWMAENAFQAASLGAKGIDLNFGCPAKAVNKSNGGASLLKEPELIYQVVKSCREAVPAHIPVSAKIRLGWEHPEECFEIVDAIEQANADELTVHARTKVGGYKASEIKWDYINQIREKTSLPLIANGEIWNYQDGQDCIEATGVDSLMVCRGAFNIPNLGNVVKHNHQKMPWDKVIELLLRYSEFQIKGDKGMYYPNRVKQWFVYLSKGYPEANELFKEIRTFKKAPPIVERLQRYQEERRQAV; this comes from the coding sequence ATGCGCGTAATACTTGGCCCTATGGAGGGCGTTCTAGATCACCTAATGCGTGAAATTCTCACAGAGATCAATGATTACGATCTCTGTGTAACAGAATTTGTGCGCGTCGTTGATCAACTTCTTCCTCCACATGTGTTCCACCGCATTTGCCCTGAACTGCATCAAGGCTCTCAGACCATGGCAGGTGTACCAATCCACCTCCAGCTTCTAGGACAACATCCAAATTGGATGGCCGAAAATGCTTTTCAGGCTGCTAGCTTAGGCGCTAAAGGCATTGATCTTAATTTTGGTTGCCCAGCAAAGGCGGTCAACAAAAGTAATGGTGGTGCGTCACTGCTAAAAGAGCCAGAACTCATCTATCAAGTGGTCAAGTCTTGTCGAGAAGCAGTACCTGCACACATTCCTGTGTCCGCAAAGATTCGATTGGGTTGGGAACATCCGGAAGAGTGCTTTGAAATTGTCGATGCCATCGAACAAGCGAATGCTGACGAACTCACTGTACATGCAAGAACCAAAGTTGGCGGCTATAAAGCCAGCGAAATCAAATGGGATTACATCAATCAAATAAGAGAAAAGACTTCTCTACCATTGATTGCTAATGGGGAAATCTGGAACTATCAAGATGGTCAAGATTGCATAGAAGCAACAGGCGTCGATTCATTGATGGTCTGCCGTGGTGCTTTCAATATTCCAAACCTTGGTAACGTCGTTAAGCACAACCACCAAAAAATGCCGTGGGATAAAGTCATTGAACTTTTACTGCGTTATTCAGAGTTTCAAATTAAAGGGGACAAAGGCATGTACTACCCTAATAGAGTGAAGCAGTGGTTTGTTTATTTAAGCAAAGGCTACCCTGAAGCGAACGAACTATTTAAAGAAATTCGTACTTTCAAGAAGGCGCCACCAATTGTAGAACGCCTTCAGCGTTATCAAGAAGAACGCCGCCAAGCTGTTTAA
- a CDS encoding type II secretion system protein produces MKSKSQGFTLLELVVVIVILGILAVTAAPRFLGVPRDAHEALAQGAFAAFRNSIDMYHSQWLVDGEPAFDQVVNYGEGDVYPSETGFPISVREQPPTGAPQVAGDQCVALWNSLIDSDLVARSQYDTGFILPSDEAIVSWYTGTPECYYYYTPSFTSSERLPILYYSPITGEVRITREMANTAP; encoded by the coding sequence ATGAAATCAAAATCCCAAGGTTTTACATTACTCGAACTTGTCGTTGTGATCGTTATTCTAGGCATATTGGCGGTGACCGCTGCGCCTCGGTTCCTTGGTGTGCCGAGAGACGCTCATGAAGCACTGGCACAAGGTGCATTTGCCGCGTTCAGAAACAGCATTGATATGTACCATTCTCAATGGCTTGTCGATGGTGAACCTGCTTTTGATCAAGTGGTGAATTACGGCGAAGGCGATGTTTACCCGTCAGAAACTGGTTTCCCAATTTCTGTTCGAGAACAACCACCCACAGGAGCTCCGCAAGTTGCAGGTGACCAATGTGTTGCACTCTGGAACTCTTTGATTGATTCTGATTTAGTCGCCCGCTCCCAATACGATACTGGCTTTATTTTGCCTTCCGATGAAGCCATTGTTAGTTGGTACACTGGAACACCTGAGTGTTATTACTACTACACTCCAAGCTTCACGAGCTCTGAACGTTTACCCATTCTCTATTATTCACCGATTACCGGAGAAGTAAGAATAACTCGAGAAATGGCAAACACCGCTCCTTAG
- a CDS encoding ABC transporter substrate-binding protein, with protein sequence MGSVRRVLTAALSGCLLMWASSVAANIAKVSVSQVVDHPDLNATRLGLLEGLRAKGYEPGKNLEFSYEMADGNPAQAAKIARELVSENPHVLVGIATPTSQALVSATRSIPIVFTAVTDPVGARLVKQLDKPGRNVTGLSDLSPIVQHVSLIKELLPEASSIGVVYNPAEANAVALVGLLRKATRDFGYTLHTEKVLTIDDVEAKAESVAKKSDVIYALTDNTVASGMEGLIDAANQAGTPVVAGATSYVGKGAIAGLGLDYYDVGIQTADYVAAILNGQKPGKLSVKTAQSSQLVVNLDAARKLGVTVPQSVIDRAIVSR encoded by the coding sequence ATGGGTTCTGTAAGAAGAGTATTAACGGCTGCGTTGAGTGGTTGTCTGTTGATGTGGGCTAGTAGCGTGGCAGCAAATATTGCCAAGGTATCGGTTTCACAAGTTGTCGATCATCCAGATTTGAATGCAACGCGCTTAGGGCTTCTTGAAGGATTAAGAGCTAAAGGCTATGAACCCGGCAAGAACTTAGAATTTTCCTATGAAATGGCTGATGGCAACCCGGCTCAGGCAGCAAAGATTGCCAGAGAGTTGGTCAGTGAAAACCCGCATGTACTCGTTGGTATCGCAACACCAACTTCTCAAGCTTTGGTTTCAGCAACTCGCTCGATACCAATTGTGTTTACCGCAGTAACTGACCCCGTCGGTGCAAGGCTTGTCAAACAGTTAGATAAGCCGGGCCGAAATGTCACGGGTCTTTCTGATCTCTCGCCAATAGTCCAACATGTATCTTTGATCAAAGAGCTTCTTCCTGAGGCTAGTTCAATCGGTGTGGTTTATAACCCTGCCGAAGCGAATGCCGTTGCGTTAGTTGGGTTATTGAGAAAGGCGACCCGAGATTTCGGTTATACACTTCATACTGAAAAAGTGCTGACCATCGATGATGTAGAAGCAAAAGCAGAATCCGTCGCGAAGAAATCTGATGTTATCTATGCGTTGACCGACAATACGGTTGCTAGCGGTATGGAGGGGCTGATAGACGCTGCAAACCAAGCTGGCACACCTGTGGTTGCAGGTGCGACGTCTTATGTGGGCAAGGGGGCGATTGCTGGTTTAGGCCTAGATTATTATGATGTTGGGATTCAAACTGCGGATTATGTGGCTGCAATTCTGAACGGACAGAAGCCAGGGAAGCTGAGTGTCAAAACTGCGCAGAGTTCTCAGCTGGTGGTGAACCTAGATGCTGCTCGTAAGCTTGGCGTGACTGTACCTCAGTCTGTGATCGATCGTGCGATAGTTAGCCGTTGA
- a CDS encoding YecA/YgfB family protein, with the protein MTYQLLSLPESITDITPQFIEGAILASNLATKPLDPEEWIAIVAPEAGKELVTLVTEQINRQHNLIQRSEYLLTDAFAEGDFNEQFADFAEGFMMVWPTVEEQWQSITVADGTLRMLQALLTTLMLAIDEEQTQQQMIAAGLTNPPSLADLVGQVDLMISEVAMAADEAMLGNKSQSVNPFKDIGRNDLCPCESGKKFKQCCGKNS; encoded by the coding sequence ATGACATATCAATTATTAAGCCTACCAGAATCAATCACTGACATTACTCCGCAGTTTATCGAAGGTGCAATCCTTGCCTCCAACTTAGCGACAAAGCCACTCGATCCTGAAGAATGGATTGCTATCGTTGCGCCTGAAGCGGGCAAAGAGCTTGTAACATTAGTGACGGAACAGATTAACCGTCAGCACAACCTGATTCAGCGTAGTGAATACTTACTGACTGACGCGTTTGCAGAAGGTGACTTCAATGAGCAGTTCGCAGATTTTGCGGAAGGTTTTATGATGGTTTGGCCGACAGTGGAAGAGCAGTGGCAAAGCATTACGGTAGCGGACGGAACTCTGCGCATGCTGCAAGCTCTGTTGACTACATTAATGCTAGCGATTGATGAAGAGCAAACTCAGCAACAAATGATCGCTGCAGGGCTTACTAATCCACCATCACTTGCCGACTTAGTGGGTCAAGTCGATCTGATGATTTCAGAAGTGGCCATGGCGGCGGATGAAGCTATGTTGGGTAATAAGTCGCAGAGCGTGAACCCGTTTAAAGATATTGGTCGAAACGACCTTTGCCCTTGTGAAAGCGGTAAGAAGTTTAAACAATGTTGCGGTAAAAACAGCTAA
- the nhaB gene encoding Na(+)/H(+) antiporter NhaB: MPMSLGNAFIKNFLGKAPDWYKLAIISFLIINPFVFFLVDPFVAGWLLVVEFIFTLAMALKCYPLQPGGLLAIQAVAIGMTKPEMVYHELQANLPVLLLLVFMVAGIYFMKELLLFIFTKILLGIQSKILLSVAFCVAAAFLSAFLDALTVIAVVISVAVGFYSIYHKVASGKGTTSAHDHTHDEEISELTRDDLENYRAFLRSLLMHAGVGTALGGVMTMVGEPQNLVIAKQAGWEFGEFIIRMLPVTLPVFFCGILTCALVEKFKVFGYGAELPTNVRQILVEFDNKERANRTKQDVAKLWVQSAIAVWLIVGLALHVAEVGLIGLSVIILATAFTGVIEEHSMGKAFEEALPFTALLAVFFAVVAVIIDQALFKPVIDAVLHVEDKGAQLALFYVANGILSMVSDNVFVGTVYINEVKTALVEGIITRDQFDLLAVAINTGTNLPSVATPNGQAAFLFLLTSALAPLIRLSYGRMVIMALPYTIVLALVGLAGIMFFVEPMTAWFYDAGWIMQRTGEVVAPVISGGH, from the coding sequence ATGCCGATGTCTCTCGGAAACGCTTTTATCAAGAACTTCCTTGGTAAAGCTCCTGATTGGTATAAACTTGCCATCATTTCCTTTTTAATCATCAACCCGTTTGTTTTCTTCCTAGTTGACCCATTTGTTGCGGGCTGGCTGTTGGTGGTTGAGTTTATTTTCACTCTAGCTATGGCTCTCAAATGCTACCCTCTTCAACCGGGTGGCTTATTGGCAATTCAAGCCGTCGCCATTGGCATGACCAAACCAGAAATGGTTTATCACGAGCTACAAGCAAACCTTCCAGTATTACTCTTACTTGTATTCATGGTTGCTGGTATCTACTTCATGAAAGAACTACTTCTGTTCATTTTCACGAAGATCTTGCTTGGTATCCAATCTAAAATCTTACTCTCTGTCGCTTTCTGTGTTGCTGCCGCTTTCTTATCAGCATTCCTAGATGCACTAACAGTAATCGCCGTAGTTATTAGCGTTGCTGTTGGCTTCTACTCTATCTATCACAAGGTTGCATCAGGCAAAGGCACAACGTCTGCACACGACCATACACACGATGAAGAAATCTCTGAGCTAACTCGTGATGACTTAGAAAACTACCGCGCTTTCCTACGTTCATTACTAATGCACGCTGGTGTTGGTACAGCTCTGGGTGGTGTAATGACCATGGTAGGTGAACCACAAAACTTGGTAATTGCTAAGCAAGCGGGCTGGGAATTCGGTGAGTTTATTATCCGTATGCTGCCAGTAACACTGCCTGTTTTCTTCTGCGGTATTCTAACTTGTGCACTTGTAGAGAAGTTTAAAGTGTTTGGTTACGGCGCAGAATTGCCAACGAATGTTCGTCAAATCTTAGTTGAATTTGACAACAAAGAACGTGCAAACCGCACCAAGCAAGACGTAGCAAAACTATGGGTTCAAAGTGCAATCGCAGTTTGGCTTATTGTCGGCCTTGCGCTTCACGTTGCTGAAGTAGGTTTGATTGGTCTATCTGTGATCATCTTAGCAACTGCATTTACGGGTGTTATTGAAGAGCACTCTATGGGTAAGGCTTTTGAAGAAGCACTGCCATTTACCGCTCTTCTTGCCGTTTTCTTCGCGGTTGTTGCTGTAATCATCGACCAAGCTCTATTCAAGCCGGTAATCGATGCTGTACTTCACGTTGAAGATAAAGGTGCACAGCTCGCCCTATTCTATGTAGCCAACGGTATTCTATCGATGGTTTCAGATAACGTATTCGTCGGTACGGTTTACATCAACGAAGTGAAAACAGCACTGGTTGAAGGCATCATCACTCGCGATCAGTTCGACCTACTTGCTGTTGCTATCAACACTGGTACTAACCTACCTTCTGTTGCTACGCCAAACGGCCAGGCTGCATTCTTATTCCTATTAACATCAGCACTTGCTCCGTTAATTCGACTGTCTTACGGTCGCATGGTTATCATGGCGCTACCATACACCATCGTATTGGCCCTTGTTGGCCTGGCAGGCATTATGTTCTTCGTAGAGCCAATGACAGCATGGTTTTATGATGCAGGTTGGATCATGCAACGCACTGGTGAAGTCGTTGCTCCCGTTATCTCAGGTGGCCACTAA
- a CDS encoding acetate kinase, with the protein MSKLVLVLNCGSSSLKFAVVDAETGAEHLTGLAECLGLPEARMKWKLDGKHEAQLGAGAAHVEALSFMVETILASKPELKANLGAIGHRIVHGGEQFTSSALITDEVLKGIQDAATFAPLHNPAHLIGIEAAQQNFPGLQNVAVFDTAFHQTMPSESYLYALPYNLYKEHGIRRYGMHGTSHLFITREVAGLLNKPVEEVNIINCHLGNGASVCAIKNGQSVDTSMGLTPLEGLVMGTRCGDLDPAIIFHLHDALGYSVEEINNMLTKESGLAGLTEVTSDCRFVEDNYGEKEEATRAMDVFCHRLAKYVAGYTATLEGRLDAITFTGGIGENSGPIREMVLNRLGIFGIEVDGEANLKARFGGEGTITTANSRIPAMVISTNEELVIAEDTAKLAGL; encoded by the coding sequence ATGTCTAAGCTAGTTTTAGTTTTAAACTGTGGTAGTTCTTCTCTTAAATTCGCTGTTGTTGATGCAGAAACAGGTGCAGAGCACCTAACTGGTCTTGCTGAGTGTCTAGGTCTTCCAGAAGCTCGTATGAAGTGGAAACTTGATGGCAAGCATGAAGCACAACTAGGCGCGGGCGCAGCTCACGTAGAAGCACTATCTTTCATGGTAGAAACTATTCTTGCTTCTAAGCCTGAGCTTAAAGCTAACCTTGGCGCTATCGGTCACCGTATCGTACACGGTGGCGAGCAGTTCACTTCTTCTGCACTTATCACTGATGAAGTTCTTAAGGGTATTCAAGATGCTGCGACTTTCGCACCTCTTCACAACCCAGCTCACCTTATCGGTATCGAAGCAGCTCAACAGAACTTCCCTGGTCTACAAAACGTTGCTGTATTTGACACTGCGTTCCACCAAACTATGCCTTCAGAGTCTTACCTATACGCTCTACCGTACAACCTGTACAAAGAGCACGGCATCCGTCGTTACGGCATGCACGGTACTTCTCACCTATTCATCACTCGTGAAGTTGCAGGCCTACTAAACAAGCCAGTTGAAGAAGTTAACATCATCAACTGTCACCTAGGTAACGGCGCTTCTGTATGTGCTATCAAGAACGGTCAATCTGTAGATACTTCTATGGGTCTTACTCCTCTTGAAGGTCTTGTAATGGGTACTCGTTGTGGTGACCTAGATCCTGCGATCATCTTCCACCTACATGACGCTCTTGGTTACTCTGTTGAAGAAATCAACAACATGCTAACTAAAGAGTCTGGCCTAGCTGGTCTAACTGAAGTGACTTCTGACTGTCGTTTCGTTGAAGACAACTACGGTGAGAAAGAAGAAGCAACTCGTGCAATGGACGTGTTCTGTCACCGTCTAGCTAAGTACGTTGCTGGCTACACTGCAACTCTAGAAGGTCGTCTAGACGCAATCACTTTCACTGGCGGCATCGGAGAGAACTCTGGCCCAATCCGTGAAATGGTTCTTAACCGCCTAGGCATCTTCGGCATCGAAGTTGACGGTGAAGCTAACCTTAAAGCTCGTTTCGGCGGCGAAGGTACTATCACTACAGCTAACAGCCGTATCCCTGCAATGGTTATCTCGACTAACGAAGAGCTAGTAATTGCTGAAGACACTGCGAAACTAGCAGGTCTTTAA
- the yfbV gene encoding terminus macrodomain insulation protein YfbV, with the protein MSNRVGLASSLKDGQKYMDLWPVRKELNAIFPEQRIIKATRFGVKVMPAIAAISVLTQMVFNNYQAMPQAVVMALFAISLPLQGMWWLGNRSNTQLPPALVSWYRELHEKITETGFALEPMKSRPRYKELAIILNRAFRQLDKSSMERWF; encoded by the coding sequence ATGAGCAATAGAGTTGGTTTAGCTAGTAGTTTAAAAGATGGCCAAAAGTACATGGATCTCTGGCCCGTCCGAAAAGAGTTAAACGCGATCTTCCCAGAACAGCGCATTATTAAAGCGACGCGTTTTGGCGTGAAAGTGATGCCTGCGATTGCCGCTATTAGTGTTCTTACACAAATGGTTTTTAATAATTACCAAGCGATGCCACAGGCTGTGGTTATGGCTTTGTTTGCAATCAGCTTGCCGCTTCAAGGCATGTGGTGGTTGGGCAATCGCTCAAATACACAACTTCCTCCAGCGCTAGTATCTTGGTACCGTGAATTGCATGAAAAGATCACTGAAACGGGTTTTGCGTTAGAACCGATGAAGTCGCGCCCTCGTTATAAGGAATTGGCGATTATCCTGAATCGCGCATTCCGTCAGTTAGACAAATCTTCAATGGAACGTTGGTTCTAA